One part of the Vitis riparia cultivar Riparia Gloire de Montpellier isolate 1030 chromosome 8, EGFV_Vit.rip_1.0, whole genome shotgun sequence genome encodes these proteins:
- the LOC117921220 gene encoding polcalcin Che a 3-like gives MADNPQDQEERERIFKRFDTNGDGKISSTELGDALKTLGSVSADEVQRMMQEIDTDGDGFISFDEFADFHRANRGLMKDVAKVF, from the coding sequence ATGGCAGATAACCCCCAAGACCAAGAGGAGAGGGAGAGAATCTTCAAAAGGTTTGACACCAATGGGGATGGGAAGATATCATCAACGGAGCTGGGCGATGCCCTAAAAACATTGGGTTCTGTTTCAGCAGATGAAGTTCAGCGTATGATGCAGGAGATTGACACGGATGGCGATggtttcatttcatttgatgaatttgcAGACTTCCACCGTGCCAACCGTGGCTTGATGAAGGATGTTGCTaaggttttttaa